Proteins encoded together in one Hymenobacter monticola window:
- a CDS encoding energy transducer TonB, with product MNHMRHVLLIAVLSSVEVLDASAQARDGVYAAPGMLVTRSRSPTPAAGVPAKTKSKAVGGTPEIVSPVFPRFWHLSGVERRQQEFQYQDFLIKTVQKNLQAAKSSLYIGNPGLGLEGTAFKIFVRFTVLPDGTVAKAVVLPVTEGDAVDMLAKFKLFSPSPAVEAELIRVASKAHFAPSTSPLDSVAVGQWYVNDYSRK from the coding sequence ATGAACCATATGCGCCACGTCCTTCTAATTGCTGTTCTTTCATCCGTCGAGGTTCTCGATGCGTCAGCGCAGGCCCGTGATGGGGTTTATGCAGCTCCTGGAATGTTGGTTACCCGCTCTCGCTCGCCAACCCCAGCGGCCGGGGTTCCAGCTAAAACGAAGAGCAAAGCAGTGGGTGGCACGCCGGAAATTGTTTCACCTGTTTTTCCTCGGTTCTGGCACTTAAGTGGTGTAGAGCGCAGGCAGCAGGAATTTCAGTACCAAGACTTTTTAATCAAGACCGTTCAAAAAAATCTACAGGCTGCAAAGAGCAGTCTGTATATCGGGAACCCGGGGCTTGGCCTCGAAGGGACGGCGTTTAAAATATTCGTTCGTTTTACCGTATTACCCGACGGCACCGTGGCTAAGGCCGTGGTGCTTCCGGTGACGGAGGGCGATGCAGTCGACATGCTCGCCAAATTCAAATTGTTCTCCCCTAGCCCAGCGGTGGAAGCAGAGCTTATTCGGGTGGCCAGCAAAGCGCATTTTGCTCCCTCAACTTCTCCCCTCGATTCGGTTGCTGTGGGCCAATGGTACGTGAATGACTATAGCAGAAAGTGA
- a CDS encoding ABC transporter ATP-binding protein produces MFDFLKSISAKNPNAGRGPEKPAVSVRERVSALRHLPAFLKLIWATSPALASANLVLRLLRAFLPLATLYVGRLIIDDVVALTKLPATARQLTPVLTLVGLEFGLVLLADALGRGVALLDSLLGDLFANQSSIRLMEHAARLDLDQFEDSTFYDKLERARRQTLSRTVLMSQVLSQGQDFITLVLLAGGLVAFQPWLLGLLLLAVVPAFLGESHFNERSYSLSHSWTPERRELDYLRQTGASDETAKEVKIFGLSDFLIGRFRTLSDDFYRQNKSLVLRRAGWGTLFAAIGAAGYYGAYVYIIARTAAGSISLGQLTFLAGSFARLRALLEGILSRFSSVADGALYLQDFFDFFALRPRIVRQELTGERPIPFPRPIQQGFQFENVGFQYKNGTKWAIRNLSFTLQAGEKLALVGENGAGKTTLVKLLARLYDPTEGRILLDGHDLREYDPAELRQEIGVIFQDFVRFQLPAGQNLAVGRISERHNQPRIETAAQQSLADTVIAKLPGGYDQMIGRRFNGGVDLSGGEWQKIALGRAYMRDAQLLILDEPTAALDARAEFEVFERFKELTQGKTAVLISHRFSTVRMADRILVIENGQFVEIGSHEALLAKGGRYAELFALQAAGYR; encoded by the coding sequence ATGTTTGACTTCCTGAAATCCATCTCCGCCAAGAACCCCAACGCCGGGCGCGGCCCCGAAAAGCCCGCCGTGAGCGTGCGCGAGCGGGTATCGGCCCTGCGCCACCTGCCCGCCTTCCTGAAACTCATCTGGGCCACCAGCCCCGCGCTGGCCTCCGCCAACCTCGTGCTGCGCCTGCTGCGCGCGTTTCTGCCGCTGGCCACGCTCTACGTCGGCCGCCTGATTATCGACGACGTGGTGGCCCTCACCAAGCTGCCCGCCACCGCCCGCCAGCTCACGCCCGTGCTCACCCTCGTGGGCCTCGAGTTCGGCCTCGTGCTGCTCGCCGATGCCCTGGGCCGCGGCGTGGCCCTGCTCGACTCGCTGCTCGGCGACCTGTTCGCCAACCAGTCCTCCATCCGCCTCATGGAGCACGCCGCCCGCCTCGACCTCGACCAGTTCGAAGACAGCACCTTCTACGACAAGCTCGAGCGCGCCCGCCGCCAAACCCTCTCCCGCACCGTGCTCATGAGCCAGGTGCTCAGCCAGGGCCAGGATTTCATCACCCTCGTGCTCCTCGCCGGCGGCCTCGTCGCCTTCCAGCCCTGGCTGCTGGGGCTGCTGCTGCTGGCCGTGGTGCCCGCCTTCCTCGGCGAGTCGCACTTCAACGAGCGCAGCTACTCCCTCTCGCACTCCTGGACGCCCGAGCGCCGCGAGCTCGACTACCTCCGCCAAACCGGCGCCTCCGACGAAACCGCCAAGGAAGTCAAGATTTTCGGCCTCTCCGATTTCCTCATCGGCCGCTTCCGCACCCTCTCCGACGACTTCTACCGCCAAAACAAATCCCTCGTGCTGCGCCGCGCCGGCTGGGGCACGCTCTTCGCCGCCATCGGCGCGGCCGGCTACTACGGCGCCTACGTCTACATCATCGCCCGCACCGCGGCGGGCAGCATCTCGCTCGGCCAGCTCACCTTCCTGGCCGGCTCCTTCGCCCGCCTGCGCGCCCTGCTCGAAGGCATCCTCAGCCGCTTCAGCTCCGTGGCCGACGGCGCCTTGTATCTGCAGGATTTCTTCGACTTCTTTGCGCTCCGGCCGCGCATCGTGCGCCAGGAGCTCACCGGCGAACGACCCATTCCCTTCCCCCGGCCCATTCAGCAGGGTTTTCAGTTTGAAAACGTCGGCTTCCAGTACAAGAATGGTACAAAATGGGCCATTCGGAACCTTAGCTTTACCCTGCAAGCCGGCGAAAAGCTGGCCCTTGTGGGCGAAAACGGCGCCGGCAAAACCACCCTCGTCAAGCTACTGGCCCGCCTCTACGACCCCACCGAAGGCCGCATATTACTTGATGGCCACGACCTGCGCGAGTACGACCCCGCCGAGCTGCGCCAGGAAATCGGCGTCATCTTCCAGGATTTCGTGCGCTTCCAGCTCCCCGCCGGCCAGAACCTCGCCGTGGGCCGCATCTCCGAGCGCCACAACCAGCCCCGCATCGAAACCGCCGCCCAGCAAAGCCTCGCCGACACCGTCATCGCCAAGCTCCCCGGCGGCTACGACCAAATGATTGGCCGCCGCTTCAACGGCGGCGTGGACCTGAGCGGCGGCGAGTGGCAGAAAATCGCCCTCGGCCGCGCCTACATGCGCGACGCCCAGCTCCTCATCCTCGACGAGCCCACGGCAGCACTAGACGCCCGCGCCGAGTTCGAAGTCTTCGAGCGCTTCAAGGAGCTCACCCAGGGCAAAACCGCCGTCCTCATCAGCCACCGCTTCAGCACCGTCCGCATGGCCGACCGCATCCTGGTCATCGAAAACGGCCAGTTCGTAGAAATCGGCTCGCACGAAGCGTTGCTGGCTAAGGGTGGGCGCTACGCAGAGTTGTTTGCCTTGCAGGCGGCGGGGTACCGGTAG
- a CDS encoding DUF4136 domain-containing protein: MKSTITLLMLTMLGLAGCMTTREARVDSDYSYRGNFRHYRTYDFVTGTGLTSDSSRLGQSLREAIQQRFLAQGYRKASRRPDMLVNFRVYEGDMNFHGFQQEDLSQWIKRNIEENDDTPKEDRQGYQPVRLLLAEGTLLVTLIDVKTNRAVWNGYASGVTVPEGPMGEIVLKRSVRSILDRYRVFTEEFANGNVSPSGGDTER, encoded by the coding sequence ATGAAATCTACAATTACGCTATTGATGCTGACCATGCTCGGGCTGGCCGGATGCATGACCACCCGCGAGGCCCGGGTTGATTCGGATTACAGCTACCGCGGCAATTTTCGGCACTACCGCACCTACGATTTCGTGACCGGCACCGGCCTCACCTCCGACAGCAGCCGCCTGGGCCAGTCCCTGCGCGAGGCCATTCAGCAGCGCTTCCTGGCCCAGGGCTACCGCAAGGCTTCCCGCCGCCCCGACATGCTGGTGAACTTCCGGGTGTACGAGGGCGACATGAACTTCCACGGCTTCCAGCAGGAAGACCTCAGCCAGTGGATTAAGCGCAACATCGAGGAAAACGACGATACACCCAAGGAAGACCGCCAGGGCTACCAGCCCGTGCGCCTGCTGCTGGCCGAAGGCACGCTGCTCGTCACGCTCATCGACGTGAAAACCAACCGCGCCGTGTGGAACGGCTACGCTTCGGGTGTGACGGTGCCCGAAGGCCCCATGGGCGAAATCGTGCTCAAACGCTCTGTGCGCTCCATCCTCGACCGCTACCGCGTCTTCACCGAAGAATTTGCCAACGGCAACGTGAGCCCCTCCGGCGGCGACACGGAGCGGTAG
- a CDS encoding XdhC family protein gives MPSSPRDLPVWTLAAASLRAGAPVALLCVVRSEGSSPGRQGFKMAVTADTVAGSIGGGIMEHKWVELARQRLREADTGPLLRPQIHRREAPADRSGMMCSGEQDVLLWPLSAADLAAVEAVINALQANTGSYLELSPAAGLLVVPPATEAALAAAETPFYDYHPGPAWHYRERLGFRDQLTIVGGGHVSLALSNVAAALDFELTVLDDRINLPTFENNHAAHYRHRVDYENVAAAVPAGPHRYVVVMTVGYRTDAVVLRQLLGRPYRYLGVMGSVAKVAELRRGLREDGFSDAEIVRLRGPIGLPIHSQTPEEIAISIAAELIQVRREAAMEGE, from the coding sequence ATGCCCTCCTCTCCCCGCGACCTACCCGTTTGGACCCTGGCAGCGGCCAGCCTACGGGCGGGCGCACCGGTGGCCCTGCTGTGCGTGGTGCGCAGCGAAGGCAGCAGCCCCGGCCGCCAGGGCTTCAAAATGGCCGTTACGGCCGACACCGTGGCGGGTTCCATCGGGGGCGGTATCATGGAGCATAAGTGGGTGGAGTTGGCCCGGCAGCGTCTGCGTGAGGCTGACACCGGGCCCCTGCTGCGGCCCCAGATTCATCGGCGGGAGGCGCCGGCCGACCGCTCCGGCATGATGTGCTCAGGAGAGCAGGACGTGCTGCTGTGGCCGCTTTCGGCAGCCGATTTGGCCGCGGTGGAAGCCGTTATAAATGCCTTGCAGGCAAACACCGGTAGTTATCTGGAACTGAGTCCGGCGGCTGGCCTTCTGGTGGTGCCACCAGCTACCGAAGCAGCTTTAGCCGCGGCTGAAACGCCGTTCTACGACTACCACCCCGGCCCGGCGTGGCACTACCGCGAGCGGCTGGGCTTCCGCGACCAACTCACCATTGTGGGCGGAGGCCACGTCAGCCTGGCGCTGTCGAACGTAGCCGCTGCCCTGGATTTTGAGCTGACGGTACTCGACGACCGTATCAACTTGCCCACCTTCGAAAACAACCACGCCGCCCATTACCGCCACCGCGTCGACTACGAAAACGTGGCCGCCGCCGTGCCCGCCGGCCCGCACCGCTACGTGGTGGTGATGACCGTGGGCTACCGCACCGATGCCGTGGTGCTGCGCCAGCTGCTCGGCCGCCCCTACCGCTACCTGGGCGTGATGGGCAGCGTAGCCAAAGTAGCCGAGCTGCGGCGGGGCCTGCGGGAGGACGGGTTTTCAGACGCGGAAATAGTGCGCCTGCGGGGTCCTATCGGCTTGCCCATTCACAGCCAGACGCCCGAGGAAATTGCTATTAGCATCGCCGCAGAGCTGATTCAGGTGCGGCGGGAAGCGGCTATGGAGGGAGAATAA
- a CDS encoding urate hydroxylase PuuD translates to MLQYVTLFSLLLAFLLLLGVIYALQRVAKARPDGGAVGESGFTLEGYSYALMLLAAVAAVGICYVLARDSPWSGHIMEWLNIVVRLMHITFGIAWIGASFYFVFLENALNRTDNVREELAGNLWAVHGGGFYYLEKYKTAPKQIPKALHWFKYEAYFTWLSGFSLLFVVYYFNASSMLVDPRVLDISPLAGVGIGVGSFVAAWLLYDGLCRTEFVRSPWFKVVGFILATGFAFFYAQVFSARAAYIHFGAMLGTLMVGNVFFTIIPAQKAMVRAATEGTPLDPTLGKNALARSLHNNYFTLPVLFVMVSNHFPSTFGHSYPWAILAAITLGTAGVKHWLNLREKHQTDTAVWVLPAAVALLLGVVFVTAPPAQSGGSGAAGTAAANACAQPVSMSQVNMIVQKRCVQCHSAHPTDDVFKSPPNGVVYDTPEDIIRLKDKIMQRVVVTKTMPQNNKTQITQEERDLIACWINQGAHQ, encoded by the coding sequence ATGCTCCAATACGTTACCCTCTTTTCCCTCCTTCTGGCGTTTCTGCTGCTGCTGGGCGTCATCTACGCGCTGCAGCGCGTGGCTAAAGCGCGGCCCGACGGCGGCGCCGTGGGCGAGAGCGGCTTCACGCTCGAAGGCTATTCCTATGCGCTGATGCTGCTGGCCGCGGTGGCGGCGGTGGGCATTTGCTACGTGCTGGCGCGCGACTCGCCCTGGTCGGGCCACATCATGGAATGGCTGAATATTGTGGTGCGCCTCATGCACATCACCTTCGGCATTGCCTGGATTGGCGCCTCGTTCTACTTCGTGTTCCTCGAAAACGCCCTCAACCGCACCGACAACGTGCGCGAGGAGCTGGCCGGCAATCTCTGGGCCGTGCACGGCGGCGGTTTTTATTACCTGGAGAAGTATAAAACCGCGCCCAAACAGATTCCAAAAGCCCTGCACTGGTTTAAATACGAGGCTTATTTCACCTGGCTCTCGGGGTTCAGCCTGTTGTTTGTGGTGTACTATTTCAACGCCAGCTCCATGCTGGTCGACCCGCGCGTGCTCGACATTTCGCCGCTGGCGGGCGTGGGCATCGGGGTAGGCTCGTTTGTGGCAGCTTGGCTGCTCTACGACGGGCTGTGCCGCACAGAGTTTGTGCGCAGCCCGTGGTTTAAAGTTGTGGGTTTCATCCTGGCCACGGGCTTTGCGTTTTTCTACGCGCAGGTGTTCAGCGCCCGGGCGGCCTACATACACTTCGGCGCCATGCTGGGCACGCTCATGGTGGGCAACGTTTTCTTTACCATCATCCCGGCCCAGAAAGCCATGGTACGCGCCGCCACCGAGGGCACGCCCCTCGACCCCACGCTGGGCAAAAACGCCTTGGCCCGCTCGCTGCACAACAACTACTTCACCCTGCCGGTGCTGTTTGTGATGGTCAGCAACCACTTCCCCAGCACCTTCGGGCACTCCTACCCCTGGGCCATTCTGGCGGCCATCACGCTGGGCACGGCCGGCGTGAAGCACTGGCTGAACCTGCGCGAAAAGCACCAGACCGACACGGCCGTGTGGGTACTGCCCGCCGCCGTGGCCCTGCTGCTGGGCGTGGTGTTCGTGACGGCCCCGCCCGCGCAGTCGGGTGGCAGCGGCGCGGCCGGCACCGCGGCTGCTAATGCCTGCGCCCAGCCGGTGAGCATGAGCCAGGTAAACATGATAGTGCAGAAACGCTGCGTCCAATGCCACTCGGCCCACCCCACCGACGACGTGTTCAAGTCGCCGCCCAACGGCGTGGTGTACGACACGCCCGAAGACATCATTCGGTTGAAAGACAAAATCATGCAGCGCGTGGTGGTAACGAAAACCATGCCCCAGAACAACAAAACCCAGATTACGCAGGAGGAGCGCGACCTCATCGCCTGCTGGATTAATCAGGGGGCACATCAATAA
- the allB gene encoding allantoinase AllB, which produces MSTLALRSQRVVTPEGEHAATILIANGRIAELLPYDAEVAGATLLDVGARAVLPGVIDPHVHINEPGRTDWEGFDTATRAALAGGLTSLVDMPLNSAPVTTSVANLEIKRAATQGQLHCNVGFWGGVVPGNADEIEPLIAAGVLGFKAFLTHSGIDDFPNATEEDLRRVMPILARHQLPLLVHCELSEDDDAWKQNDHRSYSNYLASRPKKWEDDAIAMMIRLCEETGCWVHIVHLSSADSIAPIAAAKARGLPLTVETGQHYLYFNAEDIQDGQTQFKCAPPIREKANNDQLWAALEAGIIDFVATDHSPAPPDLKQLASGDFTTAWGGIASLQFALPVLWTAARRRGASLDDIAKWLSTNPARLAGQSQRKGQIAPGFDADLIVFDPEQTFEVMADMILHKHKVSPYICQELAGVIELTFLKGEQVFQHPNFFRLNHGEFLTR; this is translated from the coding sequence ATGTCAACTCTCGCCCTGCGCAGCCAGCGCGTTGTTACGCCCGAGGGCGAGCACGCCGCCACCATTCTCATTGCAAACGGCCGCATTGCCGAGCTGCTGCCCTACGACGCCGAAGTGGCCGGCGCCACGCTCCTCGACGTGGGCGCGCGCGCCGTGCTGCCCGGCGTCATCGACCCGCACGTGCACATCAACGAGCCCGGCCGCACCGACTGGGAGGGCTTCGACACGGCCACCCGCGCCGCGCTGGCCGGCGGCCTCACCTCGCTGGTGGACATGCCGCTGAATTCGGCGCCCGTCACCACGTCGGTGGCCAATCTGGAAATCAAGCGCGCCGCCACGCAGGGCCAGCTGCACTGCAACGTGGGTTTCTGGGGCGGCGTGGTGCCGGGCAATGCCGACGAGATAGAGCCGCTGATTGCGGCCGGCGTGCTGGGCTTTAAAGCGTTTTTGACGCACTCAGGGATTGATGATTTTCCAAATGCGACGGAGGAGGATTTGCGGCGGGTGATGCCCATTCTGGCGCGGCACCAACTGCCGCTGCTGGTGCACTGCGAGCTGTCGGAAGACGATGATGCGTGGAAGCAGAACGACCACCGCTCATACTCCAATTACCTGGCTTCACGCCCCAAAAAGTGGGAAGACGACGCCATTGCCATGATGATTCGCCTGTGCGAGGAAACTGGCTGTTGGGTGCACATCGTGCACTTGTCGTCAGCCGATTCCATCGCGCCCATTGCCGCCGCCAAAGCCAGGGGCCTGCCGTTGACGGTGGAAACCGGCCAGCATTACCTGTATTTCAACGCCGAGGACATCCAAGACGGCCAGACGCAGTTCAAATGTGCGCCGCCCATCCGCGAGAAGGCCAACAACGACCAGTTGTGGGCCGCGCTGGAAGCCGGCATCATCGACTTCGTGGCCACCGACCACTCGCCCGCCCCGCCCGACCTCAAGCAGTTGGCCAGCGGCGATTTCACCACGGCCTGGGGCGGCATTGCCTCGTTGCAATTTGCCTTGCCCGTGCTCTGGACGGCCGCCCGCCGGCGCGGCGCCAGTCTCGATGACATCGCCAAATGGCTGAGCACCAACCCCGCCAGGCTGGCCGGCCAAAGCCAGCGCAAGGGTCAGATTGCGCCTGGTTTCGACGCTGATTTAATCGTGTTTGACCCCGAACAGACCTTTGAGGTGATGGCCGATATGATTCTGCACAAACACAAAGTATCCCCTTACATTTGCCAGGAATTGGCGGGTGTCATTGAATTAACTTTTCTCAAAGGCGAACAGGTTTTTCAGCACCCGAATTTCTTCCGCCTCAACCACGGCGAATTCTTAACCCGGTAG
- a CDS encoding allantoate amidohydrolase: protein MQQDYTARAERIMQRIQQLAAISEDADGVTRTFGTPAFVAGRALVQGWLEAAGLPTRVDGIGNLRARLESPNPDAKTFVLASHIDTVVNAGKFDGPLGVLMGLDLLENLLVHKAELPFHIELIAFSDEEGVRFHTTYLGSKVVTGAFDPALLGRCDAAGISLDQALVAMGGDASTLTLDAIPAAEWLSYFEMHIEQGPVLWECHVPVALVTAIAGQQRVELTFRGMAGHAGTVPMNMRQDALCAAAEFVLTAEQFAQVHGRGLVATVGKLAINHAASNVIPGEVTCSLDLRSPDEAQLAQAYDYLRSHAEAVAGHRNVTLDWNLVQKTAPVTCDAGLNTLLAQAIAARGHETIALVSGAGHDAVPISFVAPATMMFIRCYKGISHNPLENVELADLAAAVAVADQFIHLLRTQNPTR, encoded by the coding sequence ATGCAGCAGGACTACACCGCGCGCGCTGAGCGAATCATGCAGCGCATTCAGCAATTGGCCGCCATCAGCGAGGACGCCGACGGCGTGACGCGCACCTTCGGCACGCCCGCCTTCGTGGCGGGCCGTGCCCTGGTGCAAGGCTGGCTGGAAGCCGCCGGCCTGCCCACCCGCGTCGATGGCATCGGCAATCTGCGCGCCCGGCTCGAAAGCCCCAACCCCGACGCCAAAACCTTCGTGCTGGCCTCGCATATCGACACGGTGGTGAATGCCGGTAAGTTCGACGGCCCGCTGGGCGTACTCATGGGCCTCGATTTGCTGGAAAACCTCCTGGTGCATAAGGCCGAGCTGCCTTTTCACATCGAGCTGATTGCCTTCAGCGACGAGGAGGGCGTGCGCTTCCACACCACCTACCTGGGCAGCAAGGTGGTGACCGGTGCCTTCGACCCCGCCCTGCTGGGCCGCTGCGACGCCGCCGGCATTTCCCTCGACCAGGCCCTGGTAGCCATGGGCGGCGATGCCTCCACATTAACCTTGGACGCCATTCCGGCCGCCGAGTGGCTGAGCTACTTCGAGATGCACATCGAGCAAGGCCCCGTGCTGTGGGAGTGCCACGTGCCCGTGGCGCTGGTGACGGCCATTGCCGGCCAGCAGCGCGTGGAACTGACCTTCCGGGGCATGGCCGGGCACGCCGGTACCGTGCCCATGAACATGCGCCAGGATGCGCTGTGTGCTGCCGCTGAGTTTGTGCTCACGGCCGAGCAGTTTGCCCAGGTGCACGGTCGCGGGCTGGTGGCCACCGTGGGCAAGCTGGCCATCAACCACGCGGCCAGCAACGTCATCCCCGGCGAAGTGACCTGCAGCCTCGACCTGCGCAGCCCCGACGAAGCGCAACTGGCCCAGGCCTACGACTACCTCCGCAGCCACGCCGAAGCCGTGGCCGGCCACCGCAACGTGACCCTCGACTGGAACCTGGTGCAGAAAACCGCCCCCGTGACCTGCGACGCCGGCCTGAACACGCTGTTGGCCCAGGCCATTGCCGCCAGGGGCCACGAAACCATTGCGCTGGTGAGCGGCGCGGGCCACGACGCCGTGCCCATCTCGTTCGTGGCGCCGGCTACGATGATGTTTATCCGCTGCTACAAAGGCATCAGCCACAATCCGCTGGAGAACGTGGAGCTGGCCGATTTGGCCGCCGCCGTGGCCGTAGCCGACCAGTTTATTCACCTGCTCCGCACCCAAAATCCCACCCGTTAA
- the allE gene encoding (S)-ureidoglycine aminohydrolase, producing MEMSALTRSVVKRNHAIIAPDGYINSNVPGWTGCTTNVIINEQMGARLCQTLITLTEAGRVQGETEASQIFFYVVQGGCTATVAGETRALKVGEYVYVPVGQRYDFSQPEAGTQLLTFHKVYEPLAGHATPGVFWGERDFSKAPIYMNDEALRIQELLPNEPGFDMAVNIFTYGLGGNLPMVETHIMEHGLLYLEGQAIYMLDQCWYPVKKGDSIWMAPYCQQWATAMGQEPSVYIYYKNVNRFPTVK from the coding sequence ATGGAAATGTCCGCCCTGACGCGCTCGGTAGTGAAGCGCAACCACGCCATCATCGCCCCCGACGGCTACATCAACAGCAACGTGCCCGGCTGGACCGGCTGCACCACCAATGTCATCATCAACGAGCAGATGGGCGCCCGCCTCTGCCAAACGCTCATTACCCTCACCGAGGCCGGCCGCGTGCAGGGCGAAACTGAGGCCTCACAAATCTTCTTCTACGTGGTGCAGGGCGGCTGCACGGCCACCGTAGCCGGCGAAACCAGAGCGCTGAAAGTGGGCGAGTACGTGTACGTGCCCGTGGGCCAGCGCTACGATTTCAGCCAGCCCGAGGCCGGCACGCAGCTGCTCACTTTCCATAAGGTGTACGAGCCGCTGGCGGGCCATGCCACGCCCGGTGTGTTCTGGGGCGAGCGGGATTTCAGCAAGGCGCCCATTTACATGAACGACGAGGCCCTGCGCATCCAGGAATTGCTGCCGAATGAGCCGGGCTTTGACATGGCCGTGAACATCTTCACCTACGGCCTCGGCGGCAACCTGCCGATGGTGGAAACGCACATCATGGAGCACGGCCTGCTGTACCTCGAAGGCCAGGCCATCTACATGCTCGACCAGTGCTGGTACCCCGTAAAAAAAGGCGATTCTATCTGGATGGCGCCCTACTGCCAGCAGTGGGCCACGGCCATGGGCCAAGAGCCATCGGTGTACATCTACTACAAGAACGTGAACCGCTTCCCGACGGTGAAGTAG